A portion of the Barnesiella propionica genome contains these proteins:
- a CDS encoding Arc family DNA-binding protein — MSKKEPSRNFVLRIDADMMDAIEKWAADEFRSTNGQLQWIISEALRKSGRLKKIRIKKNEE; from the coding sequence ATGTCGAAAAAAGAACCGAGCCGAAATTTTGTATTGCGTATTGATGCCGATATGATGGATGCTATTGAGAAGTGGGCGGCTGATGAATTTCGTTCGACCAATGGACAATTGCAGTGGATTATTTCAGAGGCTTTACGGAAAAGCGGAAGACTTAAAAAAATACGAATAAAGAAAAATGAGGAATAG